AGTCGTCGGGCCAGTTCTGGAAGCCGCCGCCACAGTCGAGCGAGCTGGTGATGCCCAGGCGGTTGAGCTCCTTCATGAAGTGACGGCTGGAGAGCATCTGCTGCTCCATGTCGAGCTTGGGGCCGTCGTTGAGCGTTGAGTAGAGGATGAGCGCGGACGGGTCGGCGAGGAGGAGGCCGGTGGGCTCGCCGGCGGCGTCGCGGACGATGGTGCCGCCGGGGTACTTGTTGCCGGGGAAGTTCTTGTCGATGCCGAGGTACTTGAGGCATGCTTTGTTAAGCAGGGCGGATGTGTAGACGTAGAGCACGAAGACGGGGGTGTCGGGCGCGATCGCGTTGAGCTCGTCGAGCGTGGGGAGGCGCTTCTCCTCGAACTGGGCGTACGACCAGCCGCCGACGACGCGGACCCACTGGCCGGGCGGGGTGCGACGGACCTGCTCGCGGAGCATCTGCAGGCCGTGCCTGAGGCTGGTGACGCCGTCCCAGCGGAGTTCGAGGGCGTAGTTCAGCCCGCCCCGGACGGTGTGGGTGTGCGTGTCGTTGAGGCCCGGGATGAGGCGGCGGCCCCGGGCGTTGATGACGCGCGTGCCCTCGTCGCGCAATCGCAGCACGTCGACATTGGAGCCCACCGCGGACACGCGCCCCGCGCTGACCGCGATCGCCTCGGCCGCGGGGCGGGCACGATCGAGCGTCGTGACCTTCGCGTTGTGCACGATCAGGTCGGGCGCACCCGCCGGCGCGCCGGAACGGGCAGCCCCTTTCGTCATGCACGCGCCGAGCGAGCCTGCGGCGGCCACGGCGATGGTCGAACGGAGGAAGTCACGACGGGTTACGGGGTTCATTGTGGTGCATCCTTCATCTGGGCTCGGTACTCGGTGGTCAGCATTCCGGCGAACCCCCAGTTCTCCGGATCGACTTCGTCGATCACGATGTGGACGTGCTCGGGACGCTTGCCCAGCACCCGCTGCAGCGTGCCCGTCACGTCGCGCACGATCTCGGCCTTCTGCGCCGCGGTCACGCCGTCACGAGTGATCTTGATGTTGACGTACGGCACGGGGTGCTCCCTAAGGCTCGAGTGTCCGGAGGTCGCGGCGGCGGGCCCGTGCGTTGCGAGGAAGCGGGCACCCGGGAGGGAGCGCGGGGCGCGGGTTGGGGAGGATGGGGTGGGGGGGCTCATGCGGGTGCTCGCTGCGGGAGTGGCCGCGGGTGTGGGTGTGGGAGGTGGCGGCGGAGTCAGCGGGCGGGGGGTGGGGGCGTGTTGTCGAGATGGCGGACGAGGAAGAGAATGACGAGGGTGCCGGCGAAGTACATGTAGAGGTCGTGGATGCCGTCGAAGTCGGAGAGGAGTTGCTTGCCCAGGCTGAGTTGGACGAAGAGAGCGAGGGAGACGAGGAGAGAGAGGCGGAGGAAGAGGGGCGTGACGGCGCGGATGAACTCGCCGCGGAGGAGGGAGAGGAGGGCGAGGAGAGCGGCGAGTGATTCGAGGATGGCGATGGAGTAGAAGCTGGCGGGGAGGCCCGGGAAGGTGGCGAGGAAGGTCTTGTTGAACTGGTCGGCGAACCAGGTGGGGACGCCGCCGGAGGTGAGTTTGGCGACGCCGGCGAAGCCCCAGAGCATGGCGAGGAGGAGGGCGGTGAGGGAGAAGACGGCGGCGCGATGGAGGGTGTGGAGGCGTTGCGGGGTGGGTGTGTTCATGGTGGGGGTGCGAGTGGGGTGGAGTTGGGGGGTGGTCAGCGTGCGGCGCGGGAGGCTTGCTGGTTGTTGGCGAGCATGCCGTAGAAGGGAAGGTGTTGGGCGAAGATGTCGAGGGTGCCCTGAGCGGATGGGCGGCGCCAGTCGGACTGGAGGTCGGCGCAGATGGCGGCCCAGTTGCAGACGACGGCGCCTGCCTGGGTCATGCGCTGACAGGCGATGAGTTCGCTCATCTGATCCCAGCAGCCGGAGGCGTCGTAGACGGCGTGGACGTCGTAGCCGTCGGCGAGGGCTTGGAGGACGGGGAACATGAGGCAGACGTCCGTGGTGACGCCGGACATGATGAGCTTCTTGCGGCCAGTGGCTTTGACGGCGGCGACGAAGTTGGGGTCGTCCCAGGAGCTGATGGGGCCCGGGCGGTAGATGACCGGGGCGTTGGGGAACATCTCGAGGAGTTCGGGCATGAGCGGGCCGTTGGGCCCTTCGGCGTAGCTGGCGGTGAGGACGACGGGGAGGTTGTGGACCTTGGCGGTCTTTGCGAGGGCGAGGACGTTGGAGCGGAACTGGTCGAGGCGGATGTCCTGAACGCCCAGCATGGTGCCGGTCTGGTGGTCGATGAGGAGCATGGCGCAGTTGTCGGGGGTGAGGCGGGCGTGGAACGGGTTGGGCGTCGGCATGGATCGGGCTCCTGGGGCGCTTGGAAGCGAACACGGCGGAGGGGGTGGCGGGGCAACTCAGCCGATACGTGGCAGGACGTCAGTGAAAAGGAGCTGGATGAGCTGGCTTCCGGCAGGGGTGGACCAGTCTTGGGCCAGTTCGGCGATCATCGTGTTCGTCGCGGTGAGAACGACGCCCGCGTTCTCCATGCGACGCTGCGAGAAGTCCTCGGACTGCATGAAGGGCGAGCCCGACGCGTCGAGCACGGCCTGCACGCGGTAGCCCTCCTGCACGGCGCTGATGGTCGGGAAGACCAGGCACACGTCGGTCGTGACGCCCGCCATGATCAGGTTCCGCCGACCGGTGGCGACGGCGGCGTTGCGGAAGTGCACGTCGGTCCAGGCGTTCACGATGCCGGCCCGCCGGATGCGGCGGTCGAACGCCTCGGGCACGATCTGCTTGAGTTCCGGGATCAGCGGGCCCTGCAGACGCTCTTCCTGTGAACTGGTGAGCACGACCGGCATGTTCAGGATCTTGGCCGCCTTCGCGAGCGCGAGCGTGTTGCGCTTCACGACGTCGAGGGGGATGTTCTTGATGAGCTGCATCGTGCCGACCTGGTGATCGATGAGCAGCAGCGCGGTGTCGGCGGGCGAGAAGGCGGCGTGTGTCACGGGTCGCTCCTGTGGTTCGGTTGAGGCGCGGCGGTCAGAATGGGGGCGCGGCCGAGGAATCCGGCCTCGACGGCTTCGCGGATGAGGAACTTCGCAACGGTGGCGCGCGGCACGTGCGCGGGCTCGGGCCCCGAACGGTCCGACGCGTCGACGGTGCGCCACGGGCCCGCCGGGGCGTCGGTGAGTTCCGCCGGGCGCACGATGGACCAGCGCGTCGCGCTGGACCGGACGAGGTCTTCCTGAATCTGGCGGTCTGCAAAGATGCGCCCGAGCAGGACGGGCCGGATGAACGAGCGGAAGATGCGGCGGCCCCGGCCCCGGCTGTCGCCCACGCCGATGGCCGTCATGCAGACAAGCCTGGCGACCCCGGTGCGCGCCATGGCCTGAAGCACCGAACGCGTGCCGACGGCGCAGACCGTGGGCATGCGGGTGATGGTGGACCAGTTGAGCGGAGCGCCGAAGGTGCAGACGACGGCGTCCGCGCCGGCGAGCGCCTGCTCCAGAGAGGCCGCGTTGAGCACGTCGCCGGGGAGCCTGGTGAGCGAGCCGGGCCCGCGCACGTCGGGGATTCGGTCGGGGTTACGGGCAAGGGCGCGCACGTGGTGCCCTTGTGCGACGCCCTCGGCGACCGTAAGGCCGCCGATCTTGCCCGCAGCCCCGAGGATGGCGATCTTCATGACGCAGTTCCGCGAGGATCAGGCGTACCGGTACTCGACCTTGCGCGAGGCGGCGGGAACGGTCTCGGCGATGTGGGGGCGCACGGCGTCGGCGGTCTTGCCCGTGGCCAGGTAGTTGTTCATCGCGGCGTAGTAGGTGCCCGTGTGCTCGGTCAACAGGCCCGCGATGTGCTTGCCGTTGATGGTCGTGTCCTTGCAGAGCTCCGCGAGGACGGGGACCCAGGTGGTGACGACGACGCCGGCAGACGCCATGCGGAGCATGGCGGCCTGCTCGTTCAGGGAATCGAAGGTGCTCGAGGCGTCCACGACCGCGTAGACGTCGTAGCCGGCCTGAACGCCGTAGACGGCGGCCATCGCGAGGCAGGTGGTGGTGTCGAGCGCCGCGATGATGAGCTTCTTGCGCCCGAGCTTCTGGACGGCGTCGACGGAGGGCTGGTGATCCCAGAAGTTGACCGTGTTGCGGTCGATGATCTTGTTCTCGGGGAAGAGCTCGACGAGTTCGGGCATGGTCGGCCCGTTCGGGCCGTGGGGCCAGCTCGTCGTGAGGATGGTGGGCAGGCCCAACGCCTTGGCGGTCTTGGCGAGGCCCAGGATGCTGTTCTTGAGGGTGAGTGCGTTGACCGACGGAAGGAAGCTGAAGAGGCCGACCTGATGATCGATGAGGAGCACGGCGGCGTTCTGCGGGGTGAGGCGTTCGGCGAAGGGGTTGCGGGCGTGGGGGAACATGGCGAGTGCGTCCTTGTCGTGGCGTCTGCGCGGGGCCACGGCGGGAGACGGATGTCTCCCGGCGATTGCTGTGAGGAACGTGGCCGACCCACGAGACCCGTGCGATTCGGGCGGGTCGGTGGGCGGATTCAGGCGGATCGATGATTCATCAACAAAATCGGTTTGGTGACATCACAACGAGTTGATCGAGCGGCGGGCATCAGTCCGCCCGCGCGACCGGGACGTTGCTCGGCACGCGCGAGAGCAGCCGCAGCAGTCGGGACCGTTCGGCGGGCGAGAAGGTGGCGAGGAAATCCTCGGAGACCGAGGCGGTGACCGCCTCGAGCGTGGGCAGGAGTGCCGCCCCCTTGGGCGACAAGCGCAGTCGTCTGGTGCGGCGGTCGTCCGCGGAGGGGCGTCGTTCGATGAGGCGGACCCGTTCGAGCTGCGTGAGCACCCGGGAGACGCCCGCGCGATCGAGGTTCATCCACCGCGCCAGGTCGGCCGCGGTGGCGCACCCGTGCCGGCCGATCGAGACGAGCGCGCCCCACTGCGCCGAGGTCACCCCGTGCGCCGCCAGGCGCGCATCGAGCTCGCGTCGCATCCCGCTGGCGGCCCGGTGGACGTGATAGCCGATGCTGACCGTCAGGTCGTAGGGCATGCGGGCATGCTATTCCGTGCCCGGAATGATGCCCGGGGACGAGCGCCCCAGCGGCGTGCGGCGGGATCGCGGCGCAGATTGTGCGGGGTGGGTGCATGGGGGGTGCGGCAGGGAGGGTGCGAACACGCCGCGGGGGCGTTGGCCCGGGCGGCGCGGGTTGGTCACTTGCTCTTGGAGTGGGCCTGGTGGCTGTGGAAGATCTCGGCGTAGGCGGGGAAGTGCTCGACGAAGAGCTGCGCCGTCTCCTGACCCTTGGGGTTGCGCCAGTCGTAGAGCATCTCGCACGAGAGCGCGAACCACGTTCCCATGACGGCCCCGGCCTCCTGCATGCGCATGAGCGAGGCGAGCTGCGTCTGCTCGCTCATCGAGCCGGAGGCGTCGGTGACGACGTAGACCTCGAACCCGGCGTCGAGCGCGGAGAGCGCCGCGAAGGTCACGCAGACGTCGGTGGTGATGCCGGACATGACGATCTTCGTCCGGCCTGTCTTGCGGATCGCGTCCACGAACGCGGGGTCCTCCCACGCGTTGATCTGCCCGTTGCGCTTGATGTACGGGGCGTTGGGGAGCTGGGCGAGGATCTCGGGCAGCTTCGGGCCGTTCGGGCCGGTCTCGGCGCTCGTCGTGATGACCGAGGGGATGTTGTGGATCTTCGCGAGCTTGGCCATCCCCACGACGATGTTCTTGTACTCGCCCGCGGGCGTGTCGTTGACCAGGTTCATGAGGCCGGTCTGGTGATCGACGAAGGCAAAGACGCAGTTGTCGGGCGTCCAGCGCTCGCGCGCGCCGCCCGACGCCCACGTAACTTTGGCGCGGGCGGTGCCCGCCGGCTGGGCGTGGCTCGGCGTGGCGGCGCCGGCAAAGACCGCGGCGGCGCCGGCGCCTGCGACGAGCGCGAGACCGATGGAAAGGGCCCGGTGGCGAAGAGCGTGCATGAGGCAGCTTCCTATGGGTCGGCGAAACGCCGTTCCCCGACTCGGACCACCAGACCCGTCCGGACACGCGTCCGACCGGCGATCACAGTGCGTCCACCGTCAAGACGCAGGACGGGCGTTTCGACCGACACCCGCGGCACGAAAGTCGTTCGCCGGCCGAACCGCCAGCTCGCGGGGAGGGGCTCCGGCGGCACCGTCGGCTGATACCATGGGCCCCGGTGAGTCCTGATATCGGCCCGACATCTCACGAGGATCCGACCCGGCCGGACCACCCGGCACGCATCGATCAACTGATCTCCTTGGTCTACGAGGAGTTGCGCTCGCTCGCCGAGCAGCGACTGCGCACCCTCGGGCCGGGCGCTTCGCTCCAGCCGACCGAACTGCTGAACGAGGTCTACTTGAAGCTGGGGAAGGACCCGTCGCGGTCATGGGCCGGAAAGTCGCACTTCATCGGCGCCGCGGCGATGGCGATGCGCAGCATCCTGGTCGACCGGGCCCGCCGGGCCGCCGCGATCAAGCGGGGAGGGCAGCAGGGTCGGACCCCGCTCGAGGAGGCCGACATCGCCATCGAACGGAGCCCGGACGAGGTGCTCGGCATCGACAAGGCCCTGACACGCCTGGAAGCGATCGACGCCAGGTCGGCGAAAGTCGTCACGATGCGTTTCTATCTAGGACTGGACTTCGCCGAGATCGCGATCTCGCTGGGCGTCACGGAGCGCACGGTCGAACGAGATTGGGCCTTTGCGCGCCGGTGGTTCGCGCAGGAACTGCAGGCGAACCGGGACCCGGGCAGGTAGCACCCTATGGATCTGCGGCAGGAACGTCTCAAAGAATCTCTGCTGATCCTCGAAGGGCTCAACCCCGCCCAGCGCCGGGCGTGGATCAAGGAGCGCCTGTCCGATGACCCGGACCTGGCGCGTGATGTCACCCGGCTGATGAGCGTCGACCTGGGCTCGGACGACGCGCTCGCCCCGCTCGTGGCGCCGCCCGAGGGGTTTGCCTCCGGCGGTCTGCTGCCCAGGCAGATCGGCCCGTTCGTCGTCGACGGGCTGATCGCGCAGGGCGGCATGGGCACCGTGTACCGCGCCCACCAGGTCGTCCCGGTTCGTCGCCGAGCCGCGGTCAAGGTCCTGCGGGCCGAGTTCAGCACCCAGCAGCTCCTCGCCCGGTTCGAGGACGAGCGCGTCGCGATCGCCAAGATGGAGCACCGCAACGTCGCGCGGATGCTCGACGCGGGCACCGATGCCCACGGGCGCTCGTACATCGCGATGGAGCTTGTCGAAGGGCCGCCCATCACCGAGTACGCGTCCCTCCACAACCTCTCGCTCCGCCAGCGCCTGGAGCTGTTCGTGCAGGCCTGCCGGGGCGTGCAGCACGCCCACAACCGGGGCATTCTCCACCGCGACCTCAAGCCCTCCAACATCCTCGTCACCGACGAGGACGCCCAGCCCGTCGCCAAGGTCATCGACTTCGGCCTCGCGAAGCTCCTGGCGACCAACGCCACACGCTCCGGACAGACGCTCGCCGGGCAGTTGCTCGGCACCATCGGGTACATGAGCCCGGAGCAGACCGACCAGCTCAAGCCCGACGCCGACGTCCGCTCCGACGTGTACTCGCTCGGCGTCGTCCTGTACGAACTGCTTACCGGCGCGCTCCCCGTCCCCACCGACATGCTCGACGGCATGTCCGTGGGCGACGTCCGCGCGCTCATCTCCGCGCACCCGCGCGTTCCGCCCAGCCGGTTCAGCCCGCCCGCGCCCACGCCCCGGGGAGTCCGTGACGGCATTCCGGCCGAACTCGATTGCCTCGTGCTGAAAGCCTCCCACCCCGACCCCGCCCAGCGGTACCCGTCTCCCAGCGACCTCGCCGAGGACATCGAGCGGTTCCTTTCCGGGCGGACGATCCTCGCCCGCCCGCCCTCCACGTGGTACCGCACCCAGAAGTTCGTGCAGCGCCACAAGCTGCCCGTCGCCTCCGGCATCATCGTCGTGGGGGCGCTGGTCGGCGGGCTGCTCGCCGCGGGGATCGGCCTCCGGCGTGCCGTCATCGACCGCCGCGCCGCCGAGACGGCGTTGGCCCGATCGCAGGAAGACGCGGCGCGCGCCGACCAGGCCCTCGCCCGCGCCGAAGAGGTCGCGGCGTACCTGCGCGAACTGCTCATGCGCGCCCACCCCGCGCGACTCGGGCCCAACGCGACCTTCGAGCAGATCCTCAAGGCCTCGGCGGCCGACTTTCTGGCCCAGCCCCCGTCGAACAGCATCGTGCGGGCGGAGGTCGCCAGCGCGCTCGCCGAGCCGCTGTACCTGACCGGAGACTACGCGACCGTCGAGTCGCTGCTCCTGCCGCAGATCGAGTCGCTCGCCGGCGAGACGCTGCCCCGGGCCCGGTCGCTGCGCACGAGCATCATGATCCGACTCGGGTACGTCGCCAGCCGCATGAGCCGCACGCAGGACGCGGAGCAGCGATTCGTCCGCGCGACCGAGTTCGCCCGCGACTCGGACTCGCCCCAACTCATCTTCCAGGCGACCGGCGCGCTGGCGCAGACCTACTCCGCCGGCGGCAACTACGACCGGGCCATCGAGATGCTGCTCCTCTTGCTCGAGAGCGACGTCGCGAAGAGCGACGAGCTCCTCCGCGCATCGGCGCTCTCGAACCTCGGCGTCGCGTACGGACGGAAGGGGGCGGCCGCGCAGGGGCTCCCCTACGCACGCGAGGGGTACGAGATCCGAGCGCGTCTCGCGCCGCGCGATCCGAACACGCACAACATGGGCTGGCAACTCGGCATCTCGTACATGGAGAACGACCAGCTCGACCAGGCCGTCGAGATCTTTCAGCGGAACTACGCGGCGAGCGTCGACGCGTCGGGCGATGACCATCCGGACGCCGTGTCCGGCGCGGTGCTGCTGCACTACGCCCGGGCGCGCCGGGGCGACGGGCCCGACGTCATCGCCCCGATGCTCGCGTCCGTCGAGCACCAGCGCCGCATCGGGATTCCCCCGCAGCAGATCGCGCAGACCAGGATGTACGTCGCCGGGGCGCTGATGTACACGGGCCAGCGGGAACGCGCCCTCGCCGAGGCGAACGCCGCGCTGGCGGAACTCGAGACCACCAGCACGCGCTGCGGGCGGGGCGTCGTGACCGTGCTGCTGCAGATCGGGACGATCCTCTCCGCCGCCGGAGCGCCCACCGAATCGCTCGCCTATCTCGAACGCGCGTTCGAATGTACTCAGGTCGAACCCACCGCCGCGCCGTTCGCCACGCGCATCGCCGGTGCGATCGTGTCTTCGTATCAGCGTGTGCAGGACGACGCGAACGTCCGGCGTTGGCGCGAGATCCAGGCGGGCCTCCAGACGCCGCCGCCCCCGAACCGGCAAAATGGACCAGCAGGACCCGCCAAGGCGGGCGGGCGTCCAGAACCGGGCACCAGCCCTGCCGGCACTCCCCAGTGACAACGCCCGCCGCCGTTTACGTCGCCCGCCCAGCGGTGCGACGCGCGGCCGTAGGCATCATACCGCACCCGCTCCACCAGACGCCCGGTGTCGTCCACCACGGCGACGGTGCTCCCGCGGGGATCGGTCAGGTGGAAGTAGAGGCGGGAGGGCTCCTCCGTGTCGGCCGGGACGATGCGGCGGGCGACGGCGTCGTCGATGCGGTGTGAGTCTCAGGATGTCAAAGACTCGTCGATTGCCGGATACACATCGTCAATAGTATAAACGCGTTTCCAACCCGGTCATCTCATTCAGGAAGGCAGCGAGCCGGGAGTCTTCTTCTTTTCGGTCATAAATCATATTATCGTCACCGATATGCTCTGTTAACTAGGACTGCAGGTGGCATCGAAGTGCGGTACACCGTGCCACCGAGATCGACGGCTTTGCGGCGATCTCGGTGCTCCAGTCTACGATCGCCGGTCCAAGGCGGGCCACTTCACCCGGAAGCACCGAAATCGCAAGGCCGATCTCGGTGCTCGGGCGATCGGGACGGCGTCGCCGGGCAATCGGGACGGCTCGGCGGCGGGGGTCACCAGCGCTCTGGCGCGGGCGGCGTGAGTGCGGCGACCGCGTTTTCGGTGCCACGGGCCGCGTTGTGCCGCCGTCCGCGGCTTGCGCGTCGCGGCAACAAAAACCCCGACGCCGCGGGGCGCCGGGGGAGGAACTCCTCGTCTAGGACTCGAACCTAGAACCTAGCGGTTAACAGCCGCTCGCTCTACCATTGAGCTAACGAGGAACGAACAGCCCGGGCGCGGGTCGCGTCCGGGGTCTCAAGGCTAGCAGCCCTCCTCCATCGGTCAAGGGGGGGCGTCGGGCCAGTCGGAGGGCGCTTTGCCGCGGGCGGGTGCCGGCCTACACTCTCCGCCCAGCGAGGTTCACCCATGAAGGCCGACACGCATCCGCGGTATTTCCACAACTGCAAGGTCTACCACAACGGCCAGGTCGTGATGACGACCGGCGCCACCGTGCCCGAACTGCACGTCGAGGTGTGGTCCGGCTCGCACCCGTTCTTCACGGGCAAGCAGGCCTTCGTCGACTCCGCAGGCCGCGTCGAGAAGTTCCAGCGCAAGTTCTCGGGCGACTACTTCAAGGGCAAGAAGAAGTAAGTCCCACGCCGCGGCGTGACGCTCGCGGGCGGCTTTTTGCGGCAGCCCTGTACGCGGCGTGTCGCGCAACGCGCTGTCGCGAAAGGTTTTCCGGTCAGTTTCGGCCGTATCTCCGTTTCCGAGGGGCGAAACGCCACTCTCTGCGCGGCGTGTGCGGATCGGCCCGGACGGCTGGCGGTCGTTCTGGGACGTCAGCAGCGAACCGCCCGCGTGAACGGTTTCAGGCCGCCGATGGTCGTCCGAGAACGCTATTCCCGTTCATCCAAATGAACGGATGGAATGATCGCGGCGCGCCGCCTAGCGTTCGCCCGGTCTGGTTCGGCAGGTCCCGGCCCGGTGGGCGGATCGGTCGGATGTCGCCGGCGTCAGGATGGGCCGATGAACTGGACTCGGTGCGGGGTGCGGGCGGCCGAGACGCCGCCCGGAAGGAGTCCGATGGGCAGTCTGTTCCTGGATCATCTGCGCCGGCGGGTCTTGGTGTGCGACGGCGCGATGGGCACGTCGATCTTCGCGCGCAACCTGACGGTGGAGCACGACTACTGCGGCTGCGAGAACTGCACGGACATTCTCGTCAAGACGCGTCCGGACGTGATCCGCGAGATTCACGAGTCGTTCCTGGAGGCCGGCGCCGACTGCGTGGAGACCGACAGCTTCGGCGCGAACACGCTGGTGCTGTCCGAGTTCGGGCTGGAGGCCGAGGCGCGCAGCCTGAGCCGCATGGCGGCGGAGGTGGCGCGGAGCGCGTGCGACCGGTTCGCGACGCGAGAGAGGCCGCGCTTCGTGCTGGGCTCGATGGGCCCGGGCACGAAGTTGCTGACGCTGGGCAACACGACGTGGGACACCATGCTGGCGAGCTATCGCGAGCAGGCGCTGGGGCTGCTGGAGGGCGGCGCTGACGGATTCCTGATCGAGACGTGCCAGGACCTGCTGCAGGTGAAGTGCGCGATCAACGCCGTGCTGAGCGCGCTGCGCGAGGCCGGGCGGACGCCGGCCGACGTGCCGATCCTGGTGAGCGTGACGATCGAGACGACGGGCGCGATGCTGCTGGGAACGGAGATCGCGGCGGCCGCGAGCGCGTTGGCGGGGTACCCCATCGCGTCGCTGGGGCTGAACTGCGCGACGGGCCCGACGGAGATGAGCGAGCACGTGGGGTTCCTGGGCGCGCACTGGGCGGCGATGGGCACGACGCCCGACGGCGCGGGCCCGCGCCACATCAGCGTGATGCCCAACGCGGGGCTGCCGGTGCTGGTCGACGGGCGCACCGAGTTCCCGCTGACGCCCCCCGCGTTCGTCGAGGCGATGCTGAAGTTCGTGGAGCGTGACGGCGTCGGGCTCGTGGGCGGGTGCTGCGGCACGACGCCCGCGCACATCGGGGCGCTGGCGAAGGGCCTGGAATCGCACGGGCTGCTGGATCGGGCGCGCCGGGCCGCCCCGCGCGTGGTGAGTGCGCCCAAGGCGGGCGTGACGAGCCTGTACTCGACGCAGGACTACCGCCAGGACAACTCGTTCCTGATCGTGGGCGAGCGGATGAACGCGAGCGGGAGCCGCGCGTTCAAGAAGCTGCTGGAGGCCGAGGACTGGGACGGCATCGTGAGCCTGGCGCGCGAGCAGGTGCGTCACGACGGGGCGCACGTGCTCGACCTCAACGTCGACTACGCCGGGCGCGACAACGCGCGCGACATGGGCGAGATCGTCTCGCGCGTGGTGCGTCAGGTGAACATCCCCCTGATGCTCGACAGCACGCAGCTCGCGACGCTGGAGGCCGGCCTCAAGCGAGCCGCGGGCAAGTGCATCATCAACAGCGCGAACTTCGAGGACGGCGAGCACAAGTTCGACGCGATCTGCGCGCTCGCGAAGACCTACGGGGCGTCCCTGGTCATCGGCTCCATCGACGAGGACAAGGAAGCCTCGATGGCCCGCACGGCGGATCGCAAGCTGGCGATCGCGGCGCGCGGGCTGCGCCGCGCGGTCGACGTGCACGGCATGAGCCCCGAGGACATCCTCTTCGACC
The DNA window shown above is from Planctomycetota bacterium and carries:
- a CDS encoding MarR family transcriptional regulator; the encoded protein is MPYDLTVSIGYHVHRAASGMRRELDARLAAHGVTSAQWGALVSIGRHGCATAADLARWMNLDRAGVSRVLTQLERVRLIERRPSADDRRTRRLRLSPKGAALLPTLEAVTASVSEDFLATFSPAERSRLLRLLSRVPSNVPVARAD
- a CDS encoding 4-oxalocrotonate tautomerase family protein; this translates as MPYVNIKITRDGVTAAQKAEIVRDVTGTLQRVLGKRPEHVHIVIDEVDPENWGFAGMLTTEYRAQMKDAPQ
- a CDS encoding isochorismatase family protein; translation: MTHAAFSPADTALLLIDHQVGTMQLIKNIPLDVVKRNTLALAKAAKILNMPVVLTSSQEERLQGPLIPELKQIVPEAFDRRIRRAGIVNAWTDVHFRNAAVATGRRNLIMAGVTTDVCLVFPTISAVQEGYRVQAVLDASGSPFMQSEDFSQRRMENAGVVLTATNTMIAELAQDWSTPAGSQLIQLLFTDVLPRIG
- a CDS encoding serine/threonine-protein kinase yields the protein MDLRQERLKESLLILEGLNPAQRRAWIKERLSDDPDLARDVTRLMSVDLGSDDALAPLVAPPEGFASGGLLPRQIGPFVVDGLIAQGGMGTVYRAHQVVPVRRRAAVKVLRAEFSTQQLLARFEDERVAIAKMEHRNVARMLDAGTDAHGRSYIAMELVEGPPITEYASLHNLSLRQRLELFVQACRGVQHAHNRGILHRDLKPSNILVTDEDAQPVAKVIDFGLAKLLATNATRSGQTLAGQLLGTIGYMSPEQTDQLKPDADVRSDVYSLGVVLYELLTGALPVPTDMLDGMSVGDVRALISAHPRVPPSRFSPPAPTPRGVRDGIPAELDCLVLKASHPDPAQRYPSPSDLAEDIERFLSGRTILARPPSTWYRTQKFVQRHKLPVASGIIVVGALVGGLLAAGIGLRRAVIDRRAAETALARSQEDAARADQALARAEEVAAYLRELLMRAHPARLGPNATFEQILKASAADFLAQPPSNSIVRAEVASALAEPLYLTGDYATVESLLLPQIESLAGETLPRARSLRTSIMIRLGYVASRMSRTQDAEQRFVRATEFARDSDSPQLIFQATGALAQTYSAGGNYDRAIEMLLLLLESDVAKSDELLRASALSNLGVAYGRKGAAAQGLPYAREGYEIRARLAPRDPNTHNMGWQLGISYMENDQLDQAVEIFQRNYAASVDASGDDHPDAVSGAVLLHYARARRGDGPDVIAPMLASVEHQRRIGIPPQQIAQTRMYVAGALMYTGQRERALAEANAALAELETTSTRCGRGVVTVLLQIGTILSAAGAPTESLAYLERAFECTQVEPTAAPFATRIAGAIVSSYQRVQDDANVRRWREIQAGLQTPPPPNRQNGPAGPAKAGGRPEPGTSPAGTPQ
- a CDS encoding NAD(P)H-binding protein gives rise to the protein MKIAILGAAGKIGGLTVAEGVAQGHHVRALARNPDRIPDVRGPGSLTRLPGDVLNAASLEQALAGADAVVCTFGAPLNWSTITRMPTVCAVGTRSVLQAMARTGVARLVCMTAIGVGDSRGRGRRIFRSFIRPVLLGRIFADRQIQEDLVRSSATRWSIVRPAELTDAPAGPWRTVDASDRSGPEPAHVPRATVAKFLIREAVEAGFLGRAPILTAAPQPNHRSDP
- a CDS encoding amidohydrolase family protein: MNPVTRRDFLRSTIAVAAAGSLGACMTKGAARSGAPAGAPDLIVHNAKVTTLDRARPAAEAIAVSAGRVSAVGSNVDVLRLRDEGTRVINARGRRLIPGLNDTHTHTVRGGLNYALELRWDGVTSLRHGLQMLREQVRRTPPGQWVRVVGGWSYAQFEEKRLPTLDELNAIAPDTPVFVLYVYTSALLNKACLKYLGIDKNFPGNKYPGGTIVRDAAGEPTGLLLADPSALILYSTLNDGPKLDMEQQMLSSRHFMKELNRLGITSSLDCGGGFQNWPDDYLVIKELHKRNQLTMRIGVSTFIQRPGKELEDFRSWTERYTPRVNGQGEGDDMFYLLGGGEMLVRSAYDFEVFNMPRVVP
- a CDS encoding isochorismatase family protein → MHALRHRALSIGLALVAGAGAAAVFAGAATPSHAQPAGTARAKVTWASGGARERWTPDNCVFAFVDHQTGLMNLVNDTPAGEYKNIVVGMAKLAKIHNIPSVITTSAETGPNGPKLPEILAQLPNAPYIKRNGQINAWEDPAFVDAIRKTGRTKIVMSGITTDVCVTFAALSALDAGFEVYVVTDASGSMSEQTQLASLMRMQEAGAVMGTWFALSCEMLYDWRNPKGQETAQLFVEHFPAYAEIFHSHQAHSKSK
- a CDS encoding isochorismatase family protein; translation: MFPHARNPFAERLTPQNAAVLLIDHQVGLFSFLPSVNALTLKNSILGLAKTAKALGLPTILTTSWPHGPNGPTMPELVELFPENKIIDRNTVNFWDHQPSVDAVQKLGRKKLIIAALDTTTCLAMAAVYGVQAGYDVYAVVDASSTFDSLNEQAAMLRMASAGVVVTTWVPVLAELCKDTTINGKHIAGLLTEHTGTYYAAMNNYLATGKTADAVRPHIAETVPAASRKVEYRYA
- the rpmE gene encoding 50S ribosomal protein L31 yields the protein MKADTHPRYFHNCKVYHNGQVVMTTGATVPELHVEVWSGSHPFFTGKQAFVDSAGRVEKFQRKFSGDYFKGKKK
- a CDS encoding ECF-type sigma factor, which gives rise to MSPDIGPTSHEDPTRPDHPARIDQLISLVYEELRSLAEQRLRTLGPGASLQPTELLNEVYLKLGKDPSRSWAGKSHFIGAAAMAMRSILVDRARRAAAIKRGGQQGRTPLEEADIAIERSPDEVLGIDKALTRLEAIDARSAKVVTMRFYLGLDFAEIAISLGVTERTVERDWAFARRWFAQELQANRDPGR
- a CDS encoding isochorismatase family protein — encoded protein: MPTPNPFHARLTPDNCAMLLIDHQTGTMLGVQDIRLDQFRSNVLALAKTAKVHNLPVVLTASYAEGPNGPLMPELLEMFPNAPVIYRPGPISSWDDPNFVAAVKATGRKKLIMSGVTTDVCLMFPVLQALADGYDVHAVYDASGCWDQMSELIACQRMTQAGAVVCNWAAICADLQSDWRRPSAQGTLDIFAQHLPFYGMLANNQQASRAAR